The Ciconia boyciana chromosome 2, ASM3463844v1, whole genome shotgun sequence genome has a segment encoding these proteins:
- the H2BK1 gene encoding histone H2B type 2-K1 has product MSAEAGKKRGRAPTSGDRKSKKKPRRKETYSVYIYKVLKQVHPDTGISSKAMSIMNSFVNDIFERLASEASRLAQYNHRSTITSREVQTAVRLLLPGELAKHAVSEGTKAVTKYTSSK; this is encoded by the exons ATGAGTGCAGAAGCTGGAAAGAAGCGTGGTCGTGCTCCTACCTCTGGGGACAGGAAGTCTAAGAAGAAGCCTAGGAGAAAGGAAACCTATTCAGTCTATATCTACAAAGTACTGAAACAG GTGCACCCAGACACTGGCATCTCCTCTAAGGCCATGAGCATCATGAACTCCTTCGTCAACGATATCTTCGAGCGGCTGGCCTCAGAGGCCTCACGCCTGGCCCAGTACAACCACCGCTCCACCATCACCAGCCGTGAGGTGCAGACGGCTGTGAGGCTCCTGCTGCCCGGCGAGCTGGCCAAGCATGCCGTCTCTGAGGGTACCAAGGCCGTCACCAAGTACACCAGCAGCAAGTGA